In Verrucomicrobiia bacterium, a genomic segment contains:
- a CDS encoding zinc-binding dehydrogenase — translation MKTTAAILVETGKPLVLGELEIPVLKPGQVLVEIAVSGVCHTQVLECRGYRGEDKFLPHCLGHEGSGIVRGVSPGVTKVKEGDRAILSWIKGSGGDVPGTVYHWDGRKVNSGAITTFSRYSVISENRLTVLPAKVNMRDAAMLGCAVPTGLGAVFNAAQVKPGQTIAVFGIGGIGSCAVAAAAIAGCKMIIAVDLHRDKLDLATQMGATHCVEAATTDPVAEILRLCPSGVDFAIEATGRPSVMQQALQCVRNQGGAAVIVGNARHGERLDLDPRQLNMGKRLLGTWGGDNLPDRDFPRYCQLLEEGRLNLAPLMSKTYSLNGINEAIDDLEAGKVARPIIDMARE, via the coding sequence GTGAAGACCACCGCGGCCATTCTGGTGGAGACGGGCAAGCCGCTGGTTCTCGGCGAGCTGGAGATTCCCGTGTTGAAACCCGGCCAGGTGCTGGTCGAGATCGCGGTCAGCGGCGTCTGTCACACGCAGGTGTTGGAATGCCGGGGCTATCGCGGCGAGGACAAGTTTCTTCCGCACTGCCTCGGCCACGAGGGTAGCGGCATCGTGCGCGGCGTTTCCCCCGGCGTCACCAAGGTCAAGGAAGGTGACCGCGCCATCCTCTCTTGGATCAAAGGTTCGGGCGGAGATGTTCCCGGCACCGTTTATCACTGGGACGGTCGAAAAGTAAACTCCGGCGCGATCACCACGTTCAGCCGATATTCCGTCATCAGTGAGAATCGGCTCACTGTCCTTCCTGCGAAGGTAAACATGCGCGATGCGGCGATGCTCGGTTGCGCCGTCCCGACCGGACTGGGCGCAGTGTTCAATGCCGCGCAGGTCAAACCGGGCCAAACCATCGCGGTCTTCGGCATCGGCGGCATCGGGTCGTGCGCGGTCGCGGCCGCAGCCATCGCCGGCTGCAAAATGATCATCGCGGTCGATTTGCACCGGGACAAACTGGATCTGGCAACGCAAATGGGCGCGACCCATTGCGTGGAAGCCGCCACCACAGATCCCGTCGCCGAAATCCTGCGCCTCTGTCCCAGTGGGGTTGATTTTGCCATCGAGGCCACGGGACGTCCGTCAGTGATGCAGCAAGCCTTGCAGTGCGTTCGCAACCAGGGTGGAGCGGCGGTCATTGTCGGCAACGCGCGCCACGGAGAACGCTTGGATCTGGATCCGCGTCAACTCAACATGGGCAAGCGCTTGCTGGGCACGTGGGGTGGCGACAATCTTCCCGATCGTGATTTCCCGCGCTATTGCCAGTTGTTGGAGGAGGGCCGGTTGAATCTGGCGCCGCTCATGTCAAAGACCTATTCCCTGAATGGCATCAACGAGGCCATCGATGATCTGGAAGCCGGAAAAGTCGCCCGGCCCATCATTGACATGGCCCGGGAGTAA
- a CDS encoding transketolase — translation MTPNLGELEALARSIRGKVVELSHKAGTPHLGSALSCVDILVAAYSGALAIDPKNADDPNRDRLILSKGHAATALYATLAHRGFFPMKLLDTFAESGSTLAEQPSPHCAPGVELATGSLGHGLSVGLGVALAGRIQGRSYRVCVVMSDGECEEGTVWEAALFAPIHKLDNVTVIVDYNKWQATGRSNEIMNLSPLRQKWEAFGWNASEVDGHDLNALLTALKPVPAGSGKPVAIIAHTVKGKGVSFMQDDNNWHYRSPNADELQKARQELGLT, via the coding sequence ATGACACCAAACCTTGGCGAACTCGAAGCGCTCGCGCGTAGTATCCGCGGCAAGGTCGTGGAGTTGTCCCACAAGGCCGGCACGCCACACCTCGGCTCGGCGTTGTCGTGTGTGGACATCCTGGTCGCGGCCTACTCGGGCGCGCTGGCCATTGATCCAAAAAATGCCGACGATCCCAATCGCGACCGCTTGATCCTCAGCAAGGGCCACGCGGCCACCGCCCTCTACGCGACGCTGGCGCATCGCGGTTTCTTTCCGATGAAACTGCTCGACACTTTCGCGGAATCCGGTAGCACCCTCGCCGAACAACCCAGTCCGCACTGTGCGCCGGGTGTTGAATTGGCGACCGGCTCGCTCGGGCACGGGTTATCGGTGGGCTTGGGCGTTGCGCTGGCCGGGCGCATCCAGGGTCGTTCGTACCGGGTGTGCGTCGTGATGAGCGACGGCGAATGCGAGGAAGGAACCGTCTGGGAAGCCGCGCTGTTCGCGCCCATTCACAAGCTCGATAACGTCACGGTAATTGTGGACTACAACAAGTGGCAGGCCACGGGCCGCTCCAACGAAATCATGAACCTGAGTCCCTTGCGTCAGAAATGGGAAGCCTTTGGCTGGAACGCTTCCGAAGTGGACGGCCACGACCTGAACGCCTTGCTGACCGCCCTGAAGCCGGTTCCCGCCGGCAGCGGCAAGCCGGTGGCCATCATTGCCCACACTGTGAAGGGCAAGGGCGTGTCGTTCATGCAAGACGATAACAACTGGCACTACCGCAGTCCAAACGCCGACGAACTCCAGAAGGCCAGGCAGGAGCTGGGGCTCACGTGA
- a CDS encoding SDR family oxidoreductase: MKNNGNNQVIYVTGGGGYVGAVLVPKLLGAGYRVRVLDLFLYGEDVLPKHANLETIKGDLRDSKLLQKTLPGTDAVIHLACISNDPSFELNPTLGRSINFDAFEPLVQIARDSGVKRFVYASSSSVYGVKQEENVTEELPLEPLTDYSKYKAMCEEVLAKYQTPGFTTVTLRPATVCGYSPRLRLDLTVNILTNHAINKGKITVFGGEQRRPNLHIEDMTDLYLRLLEAPDKQIAGKIWNAGYHNLKVREIADVVRKVVGQDIPVETQPTDDNRSYHISSEKIDREFGFKANHSVEDAVRDLTAAFRGGRIPNPLTDIRYYNIKTMQALKFQ, translated from the coding sequence ATGAAAAACAACGGGAATAATCAGGTCATATACGTCACAGGCGGCGGGGGTTACGTCGGCGCGGTGCTGGTGCCCAAGCTGCTCGGCGCGGGCTACCGGGTGCGGGTTTTGGATTTGTTCCTCTATGGCGAGGATGTCCTGCCCAAACACGCGAATCTGGAAACCATCAAAGGCGACTTGCGCGACAGCAAGCTGTTGCAGAAAACACTCCCGGGCACAGACGCGGTCATCCACCTCGCTTGCATCTCGAACGATCCGAGCTTCGAACTGAACCCCACACTTGGCCGGTCCATCAATTTCGATGCGTTCGAGCCGCTCGTCCAGATCGCGCGGGATAGCGGTGTGAAGCGATTTGTCTACGCCTCCAGTTCCAGCGTGTATGGCGTGAAGCAGGAAGAGAACGTCACGGAGGAGTTGCCGCTTGAGCCGCTGACAGATTACTCAAAGTACAAGGCGATGTGCGAAGAGGTCTTGGCAAAATACCAAACCCCCGGTTTTACCACCGTGACACTCCGCCCCGCGACGGTTTGCGGCTACTCGCCGCGATTGCGGCTGGATTTGACCGTGAACATTCTCACCAATCACGCGATCAACAAGGGCAAGATCACGGTGTTTGGTGGGGAACAGCGCCGTCCCAACCTGCACATCGAAGACATGACGGACCTGTATCTGCGGTTGCTGGAGGCGCCCGACAAGCAGATTGCGGGCAAAATCTGGAACGCCGGCTATCACAACCTCAAGGTCCGCGAGATTGCCGATGTCGTGCGCAAAGTCGTCGGCCAGGATATTCCCGTCGAAACGCAACCGACCGACGACAACCGTTCCTATCACATCTCGTCGGAGAAGATTGACCGTGAGTTCGGATTTAAAGCGAACCATAGCGTCGAAGATGCGGTTCGCGACCTGACCGCGGCGTTTCGCGGAGGACGGATTCCCAACCCGCTGACCGACATCCGCTATTACAACATCAAGACGATGCAGGCGCTCAAGTTTCAATGA
- a CDS encoding transketolase C-terminal domain-containing protein — MRNAFASEITKLATEDERVVMLSGDIGNRLFDDYKKRVPNRFFNCGVAEANMISVGAGMASCGLRPVAYTITPFITTRVMEQIRVDVCYHNVPVVIVGVGGGLSYASLGATHHSCEDIAFLRVLPHMIVICPADAVEVRLALRAALQQDSPVYMRLGKKGEPVVHKDIPNFVIGKAIIIRPGTDVCLLSTGNMLPTTFEAADVLKEKGISAQVVSFHTVKPLDEELLSDSFAKFKVVATIEEHSLLGGFGGSVAEWLADRPAQKARLCRIATPDTFLHEAGEQEYAREVFGLTGPHIAEKILQAAR, encoded by the coding sequence GTGAGAAACGCATTTGCTTCCGAGATCACGAAGCTCGCGACTGAAGACGAGCGTGTCGTGATGCTCTCCGGTGACATCGGCAATCGGCTGTTCGACGATTACAAGAAACGAGTGCCGAACCGGTTCTTCAATTGCGGCGTGGCGGAGGCCAACATGATCAGCGTAGGCGCGGGCATGGCGTCGTGCGGACTTCGCCCGGTTGCCTACACAATCACGCCGTTCATCACTACTCGCGTGATGGAACAGATCCGCGTCGATGTCTGCTATCACAACGTGCCCGTCGTGATCGTCGGGGTTGGTGGAGGCTTGTCCTACGCCTCCCTCGGCGCGACGCATCATTCTTGTGAGGACATCGCTTTCCTGCGTGTGCTTCCCCACATGATCGTGATCTGTCCCGCCGACGCTGTTGAAGTGCGGCTAGCCCTGCGCGCCGCCCTCCAGCAGGACAGCCCCGTGTATATGCGCCTTGGGAAGAAAGGCGAGCCTGTCGTCCACAAAGACATCCCCAATTTCGTCATTGGCAAAGCCATCATCATTCGTCCCGGCACGGATGTGTGCCTGCTCAGCACAGGCAACATGTTGCCCACGACCTTCGAAGCGGCAGACGTGCTGAAAGAAAAGGGCATCTCGGCCCAGGTCGTGAGCTTTCACACTGTTAAACCTCTCGACGAAGAGCTTCTCTCTGATTCATTCGCCAAGTTCAAGGTGGTTGCAACGATCGAAGAGCACAGCCTTCTTGGCGGCTTCGGTGGCAGCGTTGCGGAGTGGCTCGCGGATCGCCCAGCCCAGAAGGCGCGCCTCTGCCGCATCGCAACCCCGGACACGTTTCTCCACGAAGCCGGCGAACAGGAGTACGCGCGCGAGGTCTTCGGCCTGACGGGTCCGCACATCGCCGAGAAAATCCTGCAGGCGGCGCGGTGA
- a CDS encoding glycosyltransferase family 39 protein, which yields MRKSPAIYIATGLLVIMAALMMVAARRDSATVDETTALSAGYTYWTGYRYKIQPEHPPLSQMLPAVPLLFMNINYSDNARALLEGRAGYPWTRPWFGPVRAWQEYFPGGRDNWYFWALPESQLFGQMFVYDGKNDGDGLMLAGRCVQIILTLAVGALIFFWVRQATANDFAALCALALWVFNPNALAHGHLITTDIGVTLAMSAAIFLFARFLESPTNRNIALCGAVTGVALLMKFTAITLAPMYVVMMVLSWKKLRAAKVNVFKMAAIGFAATWAVVLLVNFPRWLPAPPMPEAQATALGVPGWFQGFRPLLIPPDFFKGLALTLGHSKTGHEGYLLGEWSQQGWWYYYPVTLFLKSPLAYIGLLITAAVVFLKNRAQTRPLEWVAWACAALFLLAAMTSKVNIGVRHLLPMFPLLTVGIGCAIPRLKQWLVGGLVAWQTIICLLCAPLYLQFFSETAGGADNGYKYLVDSNYDWGQDAKRLKAFLDERHIGQIYLDYFGTQYSIEYLKIPNTRIDAEKARQIVQGWLVVSASQLMRPEWSWLRTTHQPIARVADTLFVYQFP from the coding sequence ATGCGGAAATCTCCAGCGATTTACATCGCCACCGGTTTGCTCGTCATAATGGCCGCCCTGATGATGGTGGCCGCCCGCAGGGACAGCGCAACCGTAGACGAAACCACGGCTCTCAGCGCGGGCTACACCTACTGGACAGGATATCGCTACAAGATTCAGCCGGAACACCCACCTTTGTCTCAGATGCTGCCTGCGGTTCCGTTATTGTTCATGAACATTAACTATTCAGACAACGCGCGGGCGCTGCTGGAAGGCCGGGCCGGCTATCCTTGGACGCGCCCGTGGTTCGGCCCGGTTCGCGCCTGGCAGGAATATTTTCCGGGGGGACGAGACAACTGGTACTTCTGGGCGTTGCCGGAAAGTCAGCTATTCGGCCAGATGTTTGTGTACGATGGAAAGAATGATGGCGACGGTCTCATGCTTGCGGGGCGTTGCGTGCAAATCATACTCACCCTCGCGGTCGGCGCATTGATTTTCTTCTGGGTGCGACAGGCAACCGCAAACGACTTTGCCGCGTTGTGCGCCCTGGCATTATGGGTCTTCAACCCAAACGCCCTCGCCCATGGCCATCTCATCACTACCGACATCGGCGTCACGCTGGCAATGTCCGCCGCTATCTTTCTCTTCGCGCGATTCCTCGAATCTCCCACGAACCGGAACATCGCGCTGTGCGGCGCGGTCACGGGCGTGGCGCTGCTGATGAAATTCACGGCGATTACCCTCGCCCCGATGTATGTCGTCATGATGGTGCTATCGTGGAAGAAGCTCCGCGCCGCCAAAGTCAATGTCTTCAAGATGGCAGCAATCGGGTTCGCCGCAACATGGGCCGTCGTGCTCCTCGTAAATTTCCCACGCTGGTTGCCTGCGCCACCGATGCCCGAAGCCCAAGCCACCGCGCTGGGAGTGCCGGGTTGGTTTCAGGGTTTTCGTCCATTGCTGATTCCACCCGACTTCTTCAAAGGGCTGGCGCTCACCCTCGGGCATTCGAAAACCGGGCATGAAGGTTATTTGCTCGGGGAGTGGTCCCAGCAAGGCTGGTGGTACTATTACCCGGTCACCCTCTTCTTGAAATCACCGCTGGCGTATATAGGTCTCTTGATCACAGCCGCTGTTGTGTTCCTTAAGAACCGCGCGCAAACGCGCCCGCTGGAGTGGGTGGCATGGGCGTGCGCCGCGCTGTTCCTGCTCGCGGCGATGACGAGCAAAGTAAACATCGGCGTGCGCCACTTGCTCCCAATGTTTCCCCTGCTCACTGTCGGTATTGGTTGCGCCATCCCGCGCTTGAAACAATGGCTCGTGGGCGGCCTGGTTGCGTGGCAAACAATCATCTGCCTGCTTTGCGCGCCTCTATACTTGCAGTTTTTCAGCGAAACCGCGGGCGGCGCCGATAATGGCTACAAATACCTGGTCGACTCGAATTACGATTGGGGACAGGACGCGAAGCGGTTAAAGGCCTTTCTCGACGAACGCCATATTGGCCAAATCTATCTCGATTATTTCGGCACCCAGTATTCCATCGAATACCTGAAGATTCCAAACACGCGTATCGATGCCGAGAAAGCTCGCCAAATCGTGCAAGGCTGGCTGGTGGTCTCCGCCTCGCAATTGATGCGACCCGAGTGGAGTTGGCTGCGGACAACCCACCAGCCGATTGCGCGTGTGGCCGACACGCTCTTCGTGTATCAATTTCCCTGA